Proteins encoded in a region of the Oncorhynchus gorbuscha isolate QuinsamMale2020 ecotype Even-year linkage group LG16, OgorEven_v1.0, whole genome shotgun sequence genome:
- the LOC123999155 gene encoding BTB/POZ domain-containing protein KCTD7-like, which translates to MQQYGSDEAPNGERPPLSLNMSSPLPVAPSRLRVFAQERRALPHSRVMVFFSAASEAGKPGDAMSSAGSEPKSPNLNLGKSLSSTLNASPSPEFPEVISLNVGGTYFTTRLSTLRRYEDTMLAAMFSGRHHIPRDAEGRFFIDRDGAYFRDILNFLREGELPQRNHVRAVHREALYYAIGPLLDSLEDTQPLTGEKVRQAFLDLLPYYKDNLERIVEIAKLRAMQRKARFAKLKICVYKEEMPITPYERPLFNSLRFERTESEAKLFEHHCEVDVSFGPWEAVADVYDLLHCIVSDLAEHGITADQQCIGVCDKHLINHYYCKRPIYEFKITWW; encoded by the exons atgcagcaGTATGGATCTGACGAGGCTCCCAATGGAGAACGACCGCCGCTCTCTTTAAACATGTCCAGCCCTTTACCCGTGGCTCCTTCACGGTTAAGGGTGTTCGCTCAGGAGAGGCGAGCACTCCCTCATTCGAGAGTAATGGTGTTTTTTTCGGCCGCTAGTGAGGCTGGAAAACCAGGCGATGCAATGTCTAGTGCAGGATCTGAACCTAAATCACCGAACCTAAATCTGGGCAAGTCTCTCAGCAGCACATTAAACGCATCGCCATCTCCAGAG TTTCCTGAGGTAATTTCTCTCAATGTGGGTGGCACCTACTTTACCACCCGTCTGTCCACATTACGGCGCTATGAAGACACCATGCTCGCTGCCATGTTCAGTGGACGCCATCACATCCCACGTGATGCTGAAGGTCGCTTCTTCATTGACCGGGATGGAGCATATTTCAG GGACATCCTGAACTTCCTGCGCGAGGGCGAGCTACCTCAGAGGAATCATGTGAGGGCGGTACATAGGGAGGCCCTGTACTATGCTATTGGTCCACTGTTAGACAGCTTGGAGGACACTCAGCCACTCACAGGAGAGAAAGTCCGCCAGGCCTTCCTCGATCTCCTACCCTACTACAAGG ATAATCTGGAGCGCATCGTGGAGATCGCCAAGCTGCGGGCCATGCAGAGGAAGGCGCGCTTCGCCAAGCTGAAGATCTGCGTGTACAAGGAGGAGATGCCCATCACGCCGTACGAGCGGCCACTCTTCAACTCACTGCGCTTTGAGCGCACGGAGAGCGAGGCCAAACTGTTCGAACACCACTGTGAGGTGGACGTGTCGTTCGGGCCCTGGGAGGCGGTGGCGGATGTTTACGACTTGCTCCACTGCATTGTCAGCGACCTGGCGGAGCACGGAATCACTGCCGACCAGCAATGCATTGGCGTCTGCGACAAACACCTCATCAACCACTACTACTGCAAGAGGCCAATCTACGAGTTCAAGATCACATGGTGGTAA
- the LOC123999157 gene encoding caspase-1-like, producing the protein MAAQQLHGLRTKFIEMVSKTVLDQLMDDLLEDMVLNDGEIEEIKENNMLRADKARQLIDSVRRKGNTASEKFLIRLQERDKNVYSELNPQV; encoded by the exons ATGGCAG CTCAGCAGCTGCATGGATTGAGGACCAAATTCATTGAAATGGTGTCAAAGACCGTTCTAGATCAACTGATGGATGACCTCTTAGAAGACATGGTGCTGAACGATGGAGAAATCGAGGAGATAAAGGAGAACAACATGCTGAGGGCGGATAAGGCTCGCCAACTTATTGATAGTGTGCGCAGGAAAGGCAACACAGCCAGTGAGAAGTTTCTCATACGACTCCAGGAAAGAGACAAAAATGTCTACAGTGAGCTTAACCCCCAGGTGTAG